In Micromonospora purpureochromogenes, a single window of DNA contains:
- a CDS encoding roadblock/LC7 domain-containing protein produces MNRPAAMQDMGWLLTNFADSVAGIAHVVAVSADGLLLASSRDLPGDRADQLAAITSGVVSLTEGAARMFSAGGVLQTVIEMDSGYLFLMSISDGSSMAVLAARSCDVGQVGYEMALLVERVGAALVPLPRDAVRS; encoded by the coding sequence ATGAACAGGCCAGCTGCCATGCAGGACATGGGTTGGCTGCTCACCAACTTCGCCGACAGCGTGGCGGGTATCGCCCACGTGGTGGCGGTGTCCGCGGACGGGCTGCTGCTCGCCTCGTCGCGGGACCTACCGGGGGACCGGGCGGACCAACTCGCCGCCATCACCTCCGGCGTGGTGAGCCTGACCGAGGGGGCCGCCCGGATGTTCAGCGCGGGCGGTGTGCTCCAGACGGTGATCGAGATGGACAGCGGCTACCTGTTCCTGATGTCGATCAGTGACGGGTCGTCGATGGCCGTGCTCGCGGCGCGCAGCTGCGACGTCGGGCAGGTCGGCTACGAGATGGCGCTGCTCGTCGAGCGGGTGGGCGCCGCGCTGGTGCCGCTGCCCCGCGACGCCGTGCGTTCGTAG
- a CDS encoding DUF742 domain-containing protein: MEPRRDPRGALVRPYAVTRGRTEPSRDIALEAVLSASLTQSAEARFAGHDKYRIATVCEGRAQSLAEIAAYTRMPLGVTRVLVADMVAEGLLTLHTAAPAEGYEERMNLLGRVLSGLREL, encoded by the coding sequence ATGGAACCCCGGCGGGACCCACGCGGGGCGTTGGTGCGGCCTTACGCGGTCACCCGGGGCCGTACCGAGCCGAGCCGGGACATCGCCCTGGAGGCGGTGCTGTCGGCCAGCCTCACCCAGAGTGCGGAAGCGCGCTTCGCCGGGCACGACAAGTACCGCATCGCCACGGTCTGCGAGGGCCGGGCACAGTCGCTGGCGGAAATCGCCGCGTACACCCGGATGCCGCTGGGCGTCACCCGGGTGCTGGTCGCCGACATGGTGGCCGAGGGCCTCCTGACGCTACACACTGCCGCTCCGGCCGAGGGCTACGAGGAGCGGATGAACCTGCTGGGAAGGGTGCTAAGTGGACTTCGCGAACTATGA
- a CDS encoding GTP-binding protein produces MDFANYDPAGARRSREIISAKIVVAGGFGVGKTTMVGAISEITPLTTEALMTAAGVGIDDPSKVPGKETTTVAMDFGRITMAQDLILYLFGTPGQTRFWFMWDEIIRGAVGAAVLVDTRRITDAFAPLDYFENRNLPYVVALNRFDDAPQYEPEEVREALAISPDVPLVMCDARRRDSVKQVLVTVVEHAMLRLESEHGRGYAPVG; encoded by the coding sequence GTGGACTTCGCGAACTATGACCCCGCCGGGGCGCGCCGCAGCCGGGAGATCATCTCCGCGAAGATCGTGGTCGCGGGTGGCTTCGGCGTGGGCAAGACGACAATGGTCGGCGCCATCTCCGAGATCACGCCGCTGACCACCGAGGCGCTGATGACGGCGGCCGGCGTGGGCATCGACGACCCGTCGAAGGTGCCCGGCAAGGAGACCACCACGGTCGCCATGGACTTCGGCCGGATCACCATGGCGCAGGATCTGATCCTGTACCTGTTCGGCACTCCGGGGCAGACCCGGTTCTGGTTCATGTGGGACGAGATCATCCGGGGGGCGGTGGGTGCCGCCGTGCTGGTGGACACCCGCCGGATCACGGACGCCTTCGCGCCGCTGGACTACTTCGAGAACCGGAACCTGCCGTACGTGGTGGCGCTGAACCGGTTCGACGACGCGCCGCAGTACGAGCCGGAGGAGGTCCGCGAGGCGCTGGCCATCTCGCCGGACGTGCCGCTGGTGATGTGCGACGCCCGGCGTCGGGACTCGGTGAAGCAGGTGCTGGTGACCGTGGTCGAGCACGCCATGCTGCGGCTGGAGTCCGAGCACGGCCGGGGCTACGCCCCGGTGGGCTGA
- a CDS encoding uroporphyrinogen-III synthase: MREELAGFTIGVTADRRRDELAALLQRRGARVVLAPALRIVPLADDSDLREATRLCLDRPPDILMANTGIGMRGWLEAAEGWGLAEPLRSVLSRSYVVARGPKARGAIRAAGLHDQWSPDSESCDEVVDHLCRRGVAGQVIAMQLHGDRQPECTEALEAAGATVIEVPVYRWAPPTDPAPLHRLIDLVAGRLVDAVTFTSAPAAEALLRAAGDRADTVLEALRGDVLASCVGAVTAEPLVRRGVPVSAPARARLGALVRQIVDELPRRTVTVKAAGHLLTLRGHAAVVDGELRPLAPAPMAVLRALAASPGRVLSRTALLRTLPRGADEHAVEMAVARLRVGLQAPSVVQTVVKRGYRLRVD; the protein is encoded by the coding sequence ATGCGGGAGGAACTGGCCGGCTTCACCATCGGGGTCACCGCCGACCGGCGGCGCGACGAACTGGCCGCGCTGCTGCAACGCCGCGGCGCCCGGGTGGTGCTCGCCCCGGCCCTGCGGATCGTGCCGCTGGCCGACGACAGCGACCTGCGCGAGGCCACCCGCCTCTGCCTGGACCGGCCGCCGGACATCCTGATGGCGAACACCGGCATCGGGATGCGCGGCTGGCTGGAGGCGGCCGAGGGCTGGGGGCTCGCCGAGCCGCTGCGCTCGGTGCTGTCCCGGTCGTACGTGGTGGCCCGGGGGCCGAAGGCGCGCGGCGCGATCCGGGCCGCCGGGCTGCACGACCAGTGGTCGCCCGACTCGGAGAGCTGCGACGAGGTGGTCGACCACCTGTGCCGGCGCGGGGTGGCCGGTCAGGTCATCGCCATGCAGCTGCACGGCGACCGGCAGCCGGAGTGCACCGAGGCGCTGGAGGCGGCCGGGGCCACCGTGATCGAGGTGCCGGTCTACCGCTGGGCGCCGCCCACCGACCCGGCCCCGCTGCACCGGCTGATCGACCTGGTCGCCGGCCGGCTGGTCGACGCCGTCACCTTCACCTCCGCGCCGGCGGCGGAGGCGCTGCTGCGGGCGGCCGGCGACCGGGCCGATACGGTGCTGGAGGCGCTGCGCGGGGACGTGCTCGCCAGCTGCGTCGGCGCGGTCACCGCGGAGCCGCTGGTCCGCCGGGGCGTGCCGGTCAGCGCGCCCGCCCGGGCCCGCCTCGGGGCGCTGGTCCGGCAGATCGTCGACGAGCTGCCCCGTCGTACGGTGACCGTCAAGGCCGCCGGGCACCTGCTGACGCTGCGCGGGCACGCGGCCGTGGTCGACGGGGAGCTGCGGCCGCTCGCGCCCGCCCCGATGGCGGTGCTCCGGGCGCTCGCCGCCTCGCCCGGCCGGGTGCTGTCCCGCACCGCACTGCTGCGGACCCTGCCCCGGGGCGCGGACGAGCACGCGGTGGAGATGGCGGTGGCCCGGCTGCGGGTCGGGCTCCAGGCCCCCAGCGTGGTGCAGACCGTGGTCAAGCGGGGCTACCGCCTCCGGGTCGACTGA
- the nirD gene encoding nitrite reductase small subunit NirD, which translates to MSLTSTLDWTAVCPLDRLDPDRGVAALVDGVQVALFSTGGELFAVDNLDPVGGAYVMSRGIVGSRGGLPTVASPLHKQVYDLRTGRCLDLPGVTLPVHRVRCRDGLVEVRLRQEE; encoded by the coding sequence ATGAGCCTGACGAGCACCCTGGACTGGACGGCTGTCTGCCCCCTCGACCGGTTGGATCCCGACCGGGGCGTCGCCGCGCTGGTCGACGGCGTACAGGTGGCGCTCTTCTCGACCGGCGGCGAGCTGTTCGCGGTCGACAACCTCGACCCGGTCGGCGGCGCGTACGTGATGTCCCGGGGCATCGTGGGCAGCCGCGGCGGCTTGCCGACCGTCGCCTCCCCGCTGCACAAGCAGGTCTACGACCTGCGTACCGGGCGTTGTCTGGACCTGCCCGGCGTGACGCTGCCCGTGCACCGGGTCCGCTGCCGGGACGGGCTGGTCGAGGTGCGGCTGCGACAGGAGGAGTGA